The following are encoded in a window of Mycobacterium sp. ELW1 genomic DNA:
- a CDS encoding fatty acid--CoA ligase family protein, with protein sequence MLYTSGTTSAPKAAVLRHQHLVSYLLGSVDFGSAAEHEAALVSVPPYHIAGVSNLLSNVYAGRRVVYLENFTPESWLDCVRTEQISHALLVPTMLARIADHVGDAATAEVPTLRSLAYGGSKMPAPVLERVIRLFPTTDFVNAYGLTETSSTIAVLSPDDHRAAISGDELARARLGSVGRLIPGIEVEIRGPEGAVRVGAAGDIFVRGSQVSGEYVGQGIVLDDDGWFATRDRGWIDDDGYLFVEGRTDDTIIRGGENIAPAEIEDVLLTHDAVAQAAVVGIPDERWGQDIAAAVVLRAGRTADSEELRDWVRTRLRSSKTPALVAFRDALPHTATGKILRRELLADLSEPLLLRSDDA encoded by the coding sequence CTGCTCTACACCAGCGGAACCACCTCCGCGCCCAAGGCGGCCGTGCTGCGCCATCAACACCTGGTGTCCTACCTGCTGGGCAGTGTCGACTTCGGTTCAGCCGCTGAACACGAAGCCGCGTTGGTGAGCGTCCCGCCCTACCATATCGCCGGTGTCTCAAACCTATTGAGCAACGTCTACGCCGGCAGGCGGGTGGTCTATCTGGAGAATTTCACCCCAGAAAGCTGGCTGGATTGCGTACGGACTGAGCAGATCAGCCATGCCCTGCTCGTCCCAACCATGCTCGCCCGCATCGCCGACCATGTGGGCGACGCGGCCACTGCCGAGGTACCGACACTGCGGTCGTTGGCCTACGGCGGCTCGAAGATGCCCGCCCCGGTCCTCGAGCGCGTAATCCGGCTGTTTCCCACGACCGACTTCGTCAATGCTTACGGCTTGACCGAGACCAGCTCCACCATCGCGGTTCTGAGTCCCGATGATCATCGGGCCGCGATCAGCGGAGATGAGCTGGCGCGCGCCCGATTGGGGTCGGTGGGCCGGCTCATCCCGGGAATCGAGGTTGAAATCCGGGGACCCGAGGGAGCGGTGCGCGTCGGCGCGGCCGGCGACATCTTCGTGCGGGGGTCGCAGGTGTCGGGGGAGTATGTCGGCCAGGGCATCGTGCTGGACGACGACGGGTGGTTCGCCACTCGAGACCGCGGATGGATCGACGACGATGGCTACTTGTTCGTCGAAGGACGCACGGACGACACCATCATCCGCGGCGGCGAGAACATTGCGCCCGCCGAGATCGAAGACGTGCTGTTAACCCACGACGCGGTGGCTCAAGCCGCCGTGGTCGGGATACCCGACGAACGCTGGGGCCAAGATATCGCCGCCGCGGTGGTGCTGCGCGCCGGGCGGACCGCCGATTCCGAAGAACTGCGCGACTGGGTCCGGACACGGCTTCGCAGCTCGAAGACACCGGCGCTCGTCGCGTTCCGTGACGCGTTGCCGCACACCGCCACCGGCAAAATCCTGCGTCGTGAACTGCTCGCCGACCTTTCCGAACCTCTACTGCTACGGAGCGACGATGCCTGA
- a CDS encoding thiolase family protein: MPEALILSAARTPIGRARKGSLTSVDAYQLAATVVTAAVERSTIPVQDIDDLMLAESLQGGGVIGRYVAVQMGMTNVPAVAINRHCAAGSTAVQLAAATIMAGMADTVVAGGTESASTMPRLSKVLPGGSEPTRWSPPSHPDGPAVPAFDMSVTIGENTARLYGVTREQADAWAARSHQRAIDAIANGYFDDEIIGVPVTVDDRRSIFGTDEHPRAGTTPEKLAALAVLHPEIPGAVVTAGNSAGVNDAAAALVIGSGEFARSHGLVPLARIRGWAAVGVDVAHTGVAPVTAIPLALKRSGLSLGDVGLFDINEAFATMAVACSRELGLDESIVNVNGSGISLGHPIAATGARMVVSMVHELARRDAAIGVVAMCAGGGMGSALVIERL, translated from the coding sequence ATGCCTGAAGCACTGATCCTGTCCGCTGCGCGCACGCCGATCGGGCGCGCCCGCAAGGGTTCCCTCACCTCGGTGGACGCCTATCAGCTTGCGGCGACCGTCGTCACCGCGGCGGTGGAGCGATCAACGATCCCGGTCCAGGACATCGATGACCTCATGCTGGCCGAATCGTTGCAGGGCGGTGGTGTGATCGGGCGCTACGTCGCGGTGCAGATGGGCATGACGAATGTGCCCGCCGTCGCCATCAACCGGCATTGCGCCGCCGGCAGCACGGCCGTGCAGTTGGCTGCCGCCACCATCATGGCCGGCATGGCCGATACCGTCGTGGCCGGCGGAACCGAAAGCGCCAGCACGATGCCACGGCTAAGCAAGGTATTACCCGGCGGGTCGGAGCCCACTCGGTGGTCGCCGCCGAGTCACCCCGACGGCCCTGCGGTGCCGGCTTTCGACATGTCGGTGACGATCGGCGAGAACACTGCCCGCCTCTATGGGGTTACCCGTGAGCAGGCCGATGCGTGGGCGGCCCGAAGCCATCAGCGGGCAATCGACGCGATCGCCAACGGGTACTTCGACGATGAGATCATCGGCGTACCAGTGACTGTCGACGACCGCAGGAGCATCTTCGGCACCGATGAACACCCGCGAGCTGGCACAACTCCAGAAAAGCTCGCGGCCCTCGCTGTGCTGCACCCCGAGATTCCGGGGGCAGTGGTCACCGCGGGTAACTCCGCCGGCGTCAACGACGCCGCCGCGGCGCTCGTCATCGGTAGTGGTGAGTTCGCGCGGAGCCATGGATTGGTGCCGCTGGCACGAATCCGTGGTTGGGCCGCGGTCGGTGTGGACGTCGCGCATACCGGGGTCGCCCCGGTGACGGCGATTCCACTGGCGCTCAAGCGGTCTGGTCTGAGCCTGGGCGACGTGGGCCTCTTCGACATCAACGAAGCCTTCGCCACCATGGCTGTGGCGTGTAGCCGCGAACTCGGCCTCGATGAGTCGATCGTCAACGTCAACGGAAGCGGGATCAGCCTCGGACATCCGATCGCTGCGACCGGCGCCAGAATGGTGGTATCGATGGTTCACGAACTCGCGCGTCGCGACGCCGCGATCGGCGTCGTCGCGATGTGCGCCGGCGGGGGCATGGGTTCGGCACTGGTCATCGAACGGCTCTGA
- a CDS encoding LLM class flavin-dependent oxidoreductase, producing MFTLRFDMRAPRTGAPAAELYAAALELASYAQSRGALAAIVNEHHGTADGYLPSPMILASALAASTTTLPITVAVLLLPLYNPVRLAEEMVVLDHLSRGRVSYIAAIGYRPEEYEMYGVDFHRRGAIAEEQLGILLRAKTGEPFCYAGRRIHVTPTPFTAGGPRVAWGGGSIPAARRAGRHGLDFFGQSSDSTLEAALREEARAHSQNPGVCVLTPRDTTTTLFVADDVDRAWAELGPYLMHDALGYAASNKGNTTTAGVSFATTVEQLRAENRSHRVITVPEAVAIVRSGTPLPLHPLVGGLPPEIGWRYLQTVVDDVMPALNTPAPSG from the coding sequence GTGTTCACCCTACGGTTCGATATGCGGGCCCCGCGCACCGGCGCACCGGCCGCCGAACTCTATGCCGCAGCACTGGAGTTGGCGAGTTATGCGCAGAGTCGCGGGGCGTTGGCCGCCATCGTCAATGAACATCACGGGACCGCGGACGGCTATTTGCCCTCGCCGATGATCCTCGCGAGTGCCCTCGCGGCGAGCACCACCACTCTGCCGATCACGGTTGCCGTGCTGCTCCTGCCGCTGTACAACCCGGTGCGCCTCGCTGAAGAGATGGTGGTACTCGATCATCTCAGCAGGGGTCGCGTCAGCTATATCGCGGCCATCGGTTACCGCCCCGAGGAATACGAGATGTACGGAGTGGACTTTCACCGCCGCGGGGCGATCGCCGAAGAACAACTGGGGATATTGCTGCGCGCCAAGACCGGCGAGCCGTTCTGCTATGCGGGACGCCGCATCCATGTCACGCCAACACCGTTCACCGCGGGCGGACCGCGGGTGGCCTGGGGTGGCGGCAGCATCCCCGCGGCCCGCCGGGCGGGGCGTCATGGGCTTGACTTCTTCGGCCAGTCAAGCGATTCCACTCTCGAGGCCGCGTTGCGCGAGGAGGCTCGCGCGCACAGTCAAAACCCTGGCGTGTGTGTGCTGACGCCGCGAGACACGACCACCACCCTGTTCGTTGCCGACGATGTCGATCGCGCCTGGGCGGAATTGGGGCCGTACCTCATGCACGACGCGTTGGGCTACGCCGCGAGCAACAAGGGAAACACCACCACCGCCGGCGTCTCATTCGCGACCACGGTCGAGCAACTCCGGGCGGAGAACCGCAGCCATCGTGTCATCACCGTGCCCGAGGCGGTGGCGATCGTCCGCAGCGGGACGCCGCTTCCCCTGCACCCCCTCGTTGGCGGGTTGCCCCCCGAGATCGGGTGGCGTTACCTGCAGACCGTCGTCGACGACGTCATGCCGGCGCTCAACACCCCTGCACCTTCGGGATGA
- a CDS encoding MCE family protein: MVTVLALGVIVVVAVGLFRGSFAETVPVTVLSQRAGLVMNPDAKVKMLGVQVGKVASIEERPDGQAAIHLAMDPTQLPLIPANVLVDITSSTVFGAKYIQLVPPHTPSAQTMQAGQVLDAGHVTVEINTVFEQLRSVLSKIEPEKLNETLGAIASAVNGRGQQIGQTLTDLDSFLAKLDPSLPNLSHDIAVMPTVTAAYADAAPDLIKTVDNSTRISQTVVDEQQNLDALLVSAIGLADIGNDVVGTNRQSLTDVLHLLVPTTDLTNQYHDGLTCALGGLVAFAKNPPLPEPGAEVLISFALGVDRYRYPGDLPKVAATGDVQCQGLPNVAPGARPPFLVTDVGASPWKYGNQGILLNSDGLKQLLFGPIDGPPRNSAQIGQPG; encoded by the coding sequence TTGGTCACCGTCCTGGCCCTAGGGGTGATCGTGGTCGTTGCCGTCGGCCTGTTCAGGGGCTCGTTCGCCGAGACGGTTCCGGTGACCGTCTTGTCGCAGCGCGCCGGTTTGGTCATGAATCCCGATGCCAAGGTCAAGATGCTCGGGGTGCAGGTGGGCAAGGTCGCCTCCATCGAGGAACGACCCGACGGCCAGGCGGCCATTCACTTGGCGATGGATCCCACGCAGTTGCCTCTGATTCCCGCCAACGTGCTCGTCGACATCACGTCCTCAACAGTGTTCGGCGCCAAGTACATTCAACTGGTCCCTCCCCACACACCGTCGGCGCAGACCATGCAGGCCGGGCAGGTCCTCGACGCAGGGCACGTCACGGTCGAGATCAACACGGTCTTTGAGCAACTCCGGTCGGTGCTGTCCAAGATCGAGCCGGAAAAACTGAATGAGACCCTCGGCGCGATCGCGTCGGCCGTCAATGGCCGAGGTCAGCAGATCGGCCAGACACTGACTGACCTCGATTCTTTTCTTGCCAAGTTGGATCCGAGTCTGCCGAATCTGAGCCACGACATCGCCGTGATGCCGACTGTCACCGCCGCCTACGCTGATGCCGCACCCGACCTCATCAAGACCGTCGACAACTCCACGCGGATCAGCCAAACCGTTGTCGACGAACAACAAAACCTAGACGCGCTCCTGGTCAGTGCGATCGGGCTGGCCGACATCGGCAACGACGTGGTCGGTACCAATCGACAGTCCCTGACTGATGTGCTGCATCTTCTGGTGCCAACCACCGACCTCACGAACCAATACCACGACGGCCTGACCTGCGCGCTGGGCGGTCTGGTGGCGTTCGCGAAGAATCCGCCGCTGCCTGAACCCGGTGCCGAAGTATTGATCAGCTTCGCGCTCGGGGTCGATCGGTACCGCTACCCCGGCGATCTGCCGAAGGTCGCGGCCACCGGTGATGTGCAATGCCAGGGCCTGCCCAACGTGGCCCCCGGAGCGCGTCCACCTTTTCTGGTTACCGACGTGGGCGCCAGTCCCTGGAAGTACGGCAACCAGGGAATCCTGCTGAATTCCGACGGTCTCAAACAACTGTTGTTCGGTCCGATCGACGGCCCGCCGCGCAACAGCGCACAGATAGGACAGCCCGGGTGA
- a CDS encoding MCE family protein: MPSARATFLKFAVFVVVMAVLTAFLFLIFGQYRTGETNGYSAVFADASRVKAGDSVRVAGLRVGTVDHVSLRPDKMVVVTFDTDRSVVLTTGTRAAVRYLNLVGDRYLELEDGPGSMKVLPAGSQIPPDRTDPALDLDLLLGGLKPVIQGLNPQDINALTTSLIQVFQGQDGALASLLSKTSSFSNALADNGQVVEQLIDNLNTVVATLAKDGDKFSGAIDGLEKLITGLSQDRDPIGSAIEALDKGTASITDLLTQARPPLAGTIDQLHRLAPLLDQDKDRIDLALQKAPENYRKLVRLGAYGSWFPYYLCGISFRASDLQGRTAVFPWVKQEGGRCSEP; the protein is encoded by the coding sequence ATACCGAGTGCACGTGCGACGTTCCTCAAGTTCGCGGTCTTCGTGGTCGTGATGGCCGTCCTGACCGCCTTCCTCTTCCTGATTTTCGGCCAATACCGCACCGGTGAAACCAACGGATACTCAGCGGTATTCGCCGACGCGTCGCGCGTGAAGGCCGGAGACTCCGTGCGGGTCGCCGGGCTGCGGGTGGGCACGGTCGACCATGTCTCGCTGCGCCCGGACAAAATGGTGGTGGTGACGTTTGACACCGACCGCAGCGTCGTCCTTACTACCGGTACCCGAGCAGCGGTACGCTACCTCAACCTGGTCGGCGACCGTTACCTCGAACTGGAGGACGGCCCGGGCTCGATGAAGGTGCTGCCGGCAGGATCCCAGATCCCTCCGGACCGCACCGACCCGGCGCTCGACCTCGATCTGCTGCTCGGCGGTCTGAAGCCAGTCATTCAGGGCTTGAACCCGCAAGACATCAACGCGTTGACGACCTCGCTCATCCAGGTGTTCCAGGGCCAGGACGGCGCGCTTGCGTCTCTGCTGTCAAAGACGTCGTCATTCTCAAACGCGTTGGCGGACAACGGTCAAGTCGTTGAACAACTTATCGACAACTTGAACACGGTGGTGGCCACGCTCGCCAAGGATGGCGACAAGTTCTCCGGGGCAATCGACGGCTTGGAGAAGCTGATCACCGGTTTATCGCAAGACCGCGACCCGATCGGTTCCGCCATCGAAGCGCTCGACAAGGGAACCGCTTCCATCACCGATCTGCTGACCCAAGCGCGTCCTCCGTTGGCCGGCACGATCGACCAGTTACATCGGCTCGCGCCGCTGCTCGATCAGGACAAGGACCGCATCGACCTGGCATTGCAGAAGGCGCCGGAGAACTACCGCAAACTTGTCCGCCTCGGTGCATACGGCAGCTGGTTCCCCTACTACCTGTGCGGAATCAGTTTTCGGGCCAGCGATTTACAAGGCAGGACAGCGGTCTTTCCTTGGGTTAAGCAAGAAGGCGGAAGGTGTAGCGAACCCTGA
- a CDS encoding ABC transporter permease produces the protein MTLRSRYPRASSQLAKPVGLMSRIGDHTLFYGKAIVGTPFAATHYRREITRLIAEISMGAGTLAMIGGTVVIVGFLTLAAGGTLAVQGYSSLGNIGIEALTGFLAAFINVRISAPVVAGIGLAATFGAGVTAQLGAMRINEEIDALETMAIRPISYLVSTRIVAGMIAITPLYCIAVILSFVASQFVTVVLFGQSAGLYDHYFDTFLNPIDLLWSFLQAILMALAILLIHTYFGYFATGGPSGVGVAVGNAVRTSLVVVVSVTLLVSLSIYGANGNFNLSG, from the coding sequence ATGACCCTCAGAAGCCGCTATCCGCGCGCCAGCTCTCAGCTCGCCAAGCCGGTCGGCCTGATGAGCCGAATCGGTGACCACACCCTGTTCTACGGCAAAGCGATTGTCGGGACACCCTTCGCGGCCACTCACTACCGGCGTGAAATCACACGGCTGATCGCCGAGATCAGCATGGGCGCCGGCACCTTGGCGATGATCGGGGGCACTGTGGTGATCGTCGGATTCCTGACGCTGGCAGCAGGGGGGACCCTAGCGGTCCAGGGATACAGTTCGCTGGGCAACATCGGCATCGAGGCGTTGACCGGATTCTTGGCGGCGTTCATCAACGTTCGAATCTCCGCCCCGGTCGTCGCAGGCATCGGCCTCGCCGCGACATTCGGGGCCGGGGTGACCGCGCAATTGGGCGCCATGCGAATCAATGAAGAGATCGATGCGCTGGAAACCATGGCGATCCGGCCGATTTCGTACCTGGTCAGCACGCGGATAGTCGCTGGCATGATCGCGATCACGCCGCTGTACTGTATCGCCGTCATCCTGTCGTTCGTGGCCAGTCAGTTCGTTACCGTCGTACTCTTCGGGCAGTCGGCTGGACTGTACGACCACTACTTCGACACCTTCCTCAACCCCATTGACCTATTGTGGTCGTTTCTTCAGGCCATTCTGATGGCGCTCGCCATCCTGCTCATCCACACCTACTTCGGCTACTTCGCCACCGGGGGGCCATCCGGAGTGGGCGTCGCCGTGGGCAATGCCGTGCGTACCTCTCTCGTCGTGGTCGTCTCGGTGACACTGCTTGTCTCCCTGTCCATTTACGGCGCCAATGGCAACTTCAACCTGTCGGGGTAG
- a CDS encoding alpha/beta hydrolase, with translation MNLGRLDPVLRDAAGALDLLHFDAATLPLERDRLNHASSRRAAVDVAGLDIRTLTIHGPAGAPLALRTYRRASASIVAPIVVYAHSGGFVTGNLDTDHAQCVELVRATDCLLVSVDYRLAPEHPCPAALDDVEAAFYYAVRHAPQFNADPTRVAVAGRDAGAALASGLTQRVFDAEGPRIRLQILHEPMLDPDPSRSRREFARAPGLSGAAMDRGWEHYLGDAASSARDIPAHRPNLEGLPPAFISCAEIDPCRDEAIAYAHRLFRAYVHTELHVFAAAFHGFDAAVPDWEVSREVRTLHARSLHRAFSY, from the coding sequence ATGAATCTCGGCCGGCTTGACCCAGTGTTGCGAGACGCCGCTGGCGCCCTGGATTTGCTTCACTTCGATGCGGCGACACTCCCACTCGAACGTGACCGGCTGAACCACGCCAGTTCACGTCGCGCGGCCGTCGACGTGGCCGGTCTCGACATCAGGACGCTTACCATCCACGGCCCGGCGGGGGCGCCGTTGGCGCTTCGCACCTATCGACGGGCCTCGGCCTCGATCGTCGCTCCGATCGTTGTGTATGCCCACAGCGGTGGCTTTGTCACCGGCAATCTCGACACCGATCATGCTCAATGCGTCGAGCTGGTCAGGGCCACCGACTGCCTCCTGGTGTCTGTCGACTACCGGCTGGCTCCGGAGCATCCGTGCCCCGCCGCGCTGGACGACGTCGAGGCGGCGTTCTACTACGCCGTGCGGCACGCACCACAATTCAACGCCGACCCGACCCGCGTCGCGGTGGCGGGACGAGACGCCGGGGCCGCATTAGCGAGTGGCCTCACTCAGCGGGTCTTCGATGCCGAAGGTCCCCGCATCCGTCTTCAGATCCTGCACGAGCCGATGCTGGATCCGGACCCGAGCCGATCACGACGGGAGTTCGCGCGAGCGCCTGGCCTCAGTGGCGCCGCGATGGATCGCGGCTGGGAACACTACCTCGGCGACGCGGCGTCCTCTGCCCGTGACATTCCGGCGCACCGACCGAACCTCGAGGGTTTGCCGCCGGCGTTCATCAGCTGTGCCGAGATCGACCCGTGCCGCGATGAAGCTATCGCGTACGCTCATCGCCTGTTTCGGGCGTATGTCCACACCGAACTGCACGTCTTTGCGGCTGCATTCCACGGGTTTGACGCCGCTGTGCCGGACTGGGAAGTGTCTCGGGAAGTCCGGACCTTGCACGCGCGGAGTCTGCACCGCGCCTTCTCCTACTAA
- a CDS encoding MCE family protein has protein sequence MLKYRGSNLVRTGFIGVVLIVLVIAVGLQPQSLWSLATAVRYQALFSEAGGLTTGNIVTVSGFKVGAVSNVALYHGDALVTFTLDGTVVLGSDTTAHIRTGTLLGERILTLESAGSQVLHPSQVIPVGRTSSPYSLTEAVSDLTSNAAGTDTDSLNQSLDTLSATIDRVAPQLGPTFDGLTRLSRSLNSRNESLGALLKSASDVTGILSQRSQQLNTLILNANDLLGVLVARRQAVIELLSNTSELSQQLSGLVHDNEKELAPALEKLNSVTAMLEKDRDDIAKALPGLAKFQRTQGEAVANGPFYQAFVPNLSPAELLQPFLDYAFGFRRGVDAGQPPDNAGPRAELQFPYNGIPQPGDHP, from the coding sequence ATGCTTAAGTACCGCGGATCCAATCTCGTTCGCACCGGATTTATCGGTGTCGTGCTGATCGTCCTCGTCATCGCGGTCGGCCTTCAGCCACAGTCCCTATGGTCGCTGGCAACGGCGGTCAGATACCAGGCGTTGTTCTCCGAAGCGGGCGGACTTACCACCGGCAATATTGTGACCGTTTCAGGGTTCAAGGTTGGCGCGGTGTCGAATGTCGCTCTGTATCACGGGGATGCCCTGGTGACCTTCACCCTCGACGGGACGGTTGTTCTGGGGTCGGACACCACTGCCCACATCCGGACCGGCACGCTGCTGGGTGAGCGGATACTGACCCTGGAGTCCGCCGGCAGCCAAGTTCTGCATCCGTCCCAGGTGATCCCAGTCGGGCGTACCTCCTCGCCCTACTCGTTGACCGAGGCGGTCAGCGACCTCACCAGCAATGCCGCCGGGACTGACACCGATTCGCTGAATCAGTCCCTGGATACGCTGTCGGCGACGATCGATCGTGTCGCACCGCAGCTGGGTCCGACTTTCGACGGCCTGACCCGGTTGTCGCGGTCGCTCAACAGTCGCAATGAGTCGTTGGGTGCGCTGCTCAAAAGTGCCAGCGATGTCACCGGGATCTTGTCGCAGCGCAGCCAACAGCTCAACACGTTGATCCTCAACGCCAACGATCTGCTCGGGGTGCTGGTCGCCCGCCGGCAGGCCGTCATCGAGCTCCTTAGCAACACGTCCGAACTGAGCCAACAACTCTCGGGCCTCGTCCATGACAACGAAAAGGAACTGGCACCGGCGCTGGAGAAACTGAATTCGGTGACCGCAATGCTGGAGAAAGATCGTGACGACATTGCGAAGGCGTTGCCAGGCCTGGCGAAGTTCCAGAGGACACAGGGCGAAGCTGTCGCCAATGGTCCCTTCTATCAAGCGTTCGTCCCCAACCTCTCGCCGGCGGAGTTGCTTCAGCCGTTTCTGGACTACGCGTTCGGGTTCCGGCGGGGCGTCGACGCTGGCCAACCACCGGACAACGCCGGCCCTCGCGCCGAGTTGCAGTTCCCCTACAACGGAATTCCGCAACCAGGAGATCACCCATGA
- a CDS encoding cytochrome P450 encodes MPVHGADLKFEPFKPGPREQLPAIYAELRERFPVYRTQSNIWVISRFDDVKAVQSNPEVFSSRPNPYEGDTTPDPAAEMKPEVIERLMALAAGIPVDMNEMASAKTIAAADPPQHTRMRRIVSRGFTPPRIKEMATAISTIVDRCLTGIADVSSFDVVERLAVPLPVEMICHILGIDASEYGRAKRWSDGFAAAAGGELASATERNELMLSTIKEFSTYFVPLIEQRRAEPRNDLVSAMVAAIDNESLSNVETLMVAITIMVAGNETSTNLIGNTVVELLANPNQLKILLDDPALLPNAVDEANRLTAPIQFAFREATAETEIAGTAIPKGAIVALHMAAANRDPRRFDDPDRFLITRPAAKNLSFGHGIHFCLGAHLAGQEVRSAIAGLLPYLDRLRLTGHPLQRNPSALLNGWQKVELAWVS; translated from the coding sequence ATGCCGGTACACGGCGCCGATCTGAAGTTTGAGCCATTTAAACCCGGTCCGCGTGAGCAATTGCCGGCGATCTACGCCGAGTTGCGTGAGCGGTTCCCGGTCTACCGCACCCAATCCAACATCTGGGTGATATCCCGGTTCGACGACGTCAAAGCCGTCCAATCAAATCCCGAGGTCTTTTCGTCGCGGCCCAATCCCTACGAAGGCGACACCACGCCGGATCCGGCTGCCGAGATGAAACCCGAGGTCATCGAGCGGCTGATGGCGTTGGCAGCGGGCATCCCGGTCGATATGAACGAGATGGCCTCGGCCAAGACGATTGCCGCCGCTGACCCGCCGCAGCACACCAGGATGCGCCGCATCGTGAGTCGGGGTTTCACCCCCCCGCGAATCAAGGAGATGGCCACTGCGATCAGCACCATCGTGGATCGCTGCCTGACCGGCATCGCAGACGTGAGCAGCTTCGACGTGGTGGAGCGGCTGGCGGTCCCGTTACCGGTGGAGATGATCTGTCACATTCTCGGTATCGACGCCAGCGAGTACGGCCGTGCCAAACGCTGGTCGGACGGGTTCGCCGCGGCCGCGGGCGGCGAGCTGGCCAGCGCCACCGAGCGCAATGAATTGATGCTCAGCACGATCAAAGAGTTCAGCACATACTTTGTGCCGCTCATCGAGCAGCGGCGCGCAGAGCCGAGGAACGACCTGGTCAGCGCCATGGTGGCGGCGATTGACAACGAATCGTTGAGCAACGTCGAAACACTGATGGTGGCGATCACGATCATGGTCGCCGGCAATGAGACCTCGACCAACCTCATCGGCAATACCGTGGTCGAACTGTTGGCCAATCCCAATCAGCTCAAGATATTGCTGGATGATCCCGCCCTGCTGCCGAATGCGGTTGACGAAGCCAATCGGTTGACTGCTCCGATTCAGTTCGCGTTTCGTGAGGCGACGGCTGAGACCGAGATCGCCGGCACCGCCATACCCAAAGGCGCGATCGTCGCGCTGCACATGGCGGCCGCCAATCGCGATCCTCGACGCTTCGATGACCCCGATCGCTTCCTCATCACTCGGCCAGCCGCGAAAAACCTCTCCTTCGGCCACGGCATTCACTTTTGCCTGGGTGCCCATCTGGCCGGTCAAGAGGTGCGCAGCGCGATCGCCGGGCTGCTGCCCTACCTGGATCGCCTTCGCTTGACCGGCCATCCCCTGCAGCGCAATCCCTCTGCGCTGCTCAACGGATGGCAGAAAGTCGAGCTCGCGTGGGTGTCGTGA
- a CDS encoding ABC transporter permease produces MQAVGGLAAMSADAVKFALRRPFQGREFFEQAWFIARVSLAPTFLVAIPFTVLISFTLNILLRELGAADLSGAGAAFGAVTQVGPTVTVLIVAGAGATAICADLGSRTIREEIDAMEVLGIHPVQRLVTPRMLASGLVALLLNSLVCLVGILGGYFFSVFVQDVNPGAFAAGITLLTGVPELIISCIKATLFGLIAGLVACYRGLTISGGGAKAVGNAVNETVVFAFMALFVVNVVVTAIGIRMTAK; encoded by the coding sequence ATGCAGGCTGTGGGCGGACTGGCTGCGATGTCGGCCGACGCGGTGAAGTTCGCCTTGCGGCGACCGTTTCAGGGACGTGAGTTCTTCGAGCAGGCGTGGTTCATCGCCAGGGTCTCGCTGGCTCCGACGTTCTTGGTGGCAATCCCGTTCACCGTCTTGATCAGCTTCACGCTCAACATCCTGTTGCGGGAGCTTGGCGCCGCGGACCTGTCCGGCGCCGGTGCCGCGTTCGGTGCGGTGACGCAGGTCGGCCCGACCGTGACGGTGTTGATCGTCGCCGGTGCCGGCGCCACCGCCATCTGCGCTGATTTGGGCTCGCGGACGATCCGCGAAGAGATCGACGCGATGGAGGTCCTGGGCATCCATCCGGTGCAGCGGCTGGTGACACCACGCATGTTGGCCTCCGGGTTGGTGGCACTGCTGCTGAACAGCCTGGTCTGCCTCGTCGGCATTCTCGGTGGCTACTTCTTCTCGGTGTTCGTCCAAGACGTCAACCCCGGCGCGTTCGCGGCGGGTATCACCTTGTTGACCGGTGTCCCCGAGCTGATCATCTCGTGCATCAAGGCCACCCTGTTCGGATTGATCGCGGGCCTGGTGGCCTGCTATCGCGGGCTGACGATATCCGGGGGAGGCGCCAAGGCTGTCGGCAATGCGGTGAACGAGACCGTGGTGTTCGCCTTCATGGCGCTGTTCGTCGTCAATGTGGTCGTAACGGCCATCGGCATCCGAATGACGGCCAAATGA